From a single Adhaeribacter swui genomic region:
- a CDS encoding penicillin acylase family protein: MKLLLALVSVGLSLVLIIALNTSFGIAPPVGKFLSPFVGFWQNAETREASLVAEIPVSGVQAEVKVLYDENRVPHIFAQNNHDVYFAQGFVTAQDRLWQMEFQTHAAAGRVSEIIGTSTLERDRFQRRMGMVYGAQQSLKAMLADPRSREMLEAFTAGINAYIGQLKPKDYPLEYKLLNYAPEPWTPLKCALLLKQMAYDLAGRSDDLRMTNILWKYGPSVTKNLFPDYPFLEDPIVPSGTPLDFKPLPIPPEPASFIASQTDKKIENEPDPELGSNNWAVSGAKSATGYPLLANDPHLELNLPSIWYQIQLVTPDMNVYGVSLPGAPNVIIGFNERVSWGVTNVDADVMDWYELKFKNSAQQEYWHANQWKPIRKVTEEIKIKGAPSVFDTVSYTHHGPIVYDQAGQIYNKQSPVKHAMRWIAHEQSNEMLAFYLLNRAKNYTDYRQALTYYTAPAQNFIYADVADTIAIWPNGKFPLKWPDQGKFILDGTDPAYDWQGWIPQAHNPHVVNPPRGFVSSANQFSADPKQYPYYLNWQFSPAQRSIRINQRLAQMQKVSVDSMRQLQNDNLNLHAQTILPAMLAAVQKDKLSKAQQPIFKILTSWNYFNNATEIAPSIFQEWWPILDQAIWEDEFGNSPDRQLRYPSLDRTMQLILKEPQARWFDNINTPEKETLTQLVTTTFQATVDSLQHRYGPVSSKWQWAQVKSTDILHLAKLPGFGRNDLVIGGGGGIVNATGARRGPSWRMVVALGPDVQGYGVYPGGQSGNPGSYYYDNLIETWRQGKLFKLQYLKNASEPAAKQMAVLQLVQK; this comes from the coding sequence ATGAAATTACTATTGGCCTTGGTAAGTGTGGGCTTAAGCCTGGTACTAATTATTGCTTTAAACACCTCGTTTGGCATCGCGCCCCCAGTAGGTAAATTCCTGAGTCCGTTTGTGGGATTCTGGCAAAATGCCGAAACCCGGGAGGCATCGTTAGTAGCGGAAATCCCGGTTTCGGGGGTACAAGCCGAGGTGAAAGTTTTATACGATGAAAACCGGGTGCCGCATATTTTCGCTCAAAATAACCACGACGTATATTTTGCCCAAGGTTTTGTAACCGCCCAGGACCGGCTGTGGCAAATGGAATTCCAAACGCATGCGGCGGCCGGACGAGTTTCGGAGATTATTGGCACCAGCACCTTAGAGAGGGACCGTTTTCAAAGACGCATGGGCATGGTGTACGGTGCCCAGCAATCGTTAAAAGCCATGCTCGCCGATCCGCGTTCCCGCGAAATGTTAGAAGCTTTTACTGCGGGCATTAATGCCTACATCGGACAGTTAAAACCAAAAGATTATCCTCTGGAATATAAATTACTGAACTACGCGCCCGAACCCTGGACACCTTTAAAATGCGCCTTACTCCTAAAACAAATGGCCTACGATTTGGCTGGTCGCAGCGACGATTTACGGATGACCAACATTTTGTGGAAGTATGGACCCAGCGTTACCAAAAATTTATTTCCGGATTACCCTTTCCTGGAAGACCCCATTGTACCCTCGGGCACGCCGCTGGATTTTAAACCTTTGCCCATTCCGCCGGAACCCGCTTCTTTTATTGCCAGCCAAACTGATAAAAAAATAGAGAACGAACCTGATCCGGAACTGGGTAGTAACAACTGGGCCGTATCGGGCGCTAAATCGGCTACGGGTTACCCGCTCTTAGCCAACGACCCGCACCTGGAATTAAACTTACCTTCTATCTGGTACCAGATTCAATTAGTAACCCCCGACATGAACGTATACGGCGTTTCGTTACCGGGCGCACCTAACGTTATTATTGGTTTTAACGAACGCGTGAGCTGGGGCGTAACCAACGTGGATGCCGATGTAATGGACTGGTACGAGCTAAAATTTAAAAATTCGGCGCAGCAAGAATACTGGCACGCCAACCAATGGAAACCCATCCGGAAAGTTACTGAAGAAATAAAAATCAAAGGCGCTCCTTCGGTTTTTGACACGGTTTCTTATACGCACCACGGGCCCATCGTGTACGACCAAGCCGGGCAAATTTATAACAAACAATCGCCGGTAAAACATGCTATGCGCTGGATAGCGCACGAGCAATCGAACGAAATGCTGGCTTTTTACCTGCTCAACCGCGCCAAAAATTACACCGATTACCGACAAGCGCTGACGTATTACACGGCGCCCGCGCAAAATTTTATTTACGCCGATGTAGCCGATACCATTGCGATTTGGCCAAACGGTAAATTCCCGCTAAAATGGCCCGATCAAGGTAAATTTATTCTGGACGGCACCGATCCGGCCTACGATTGGCAAGGTTGGATTCCCCAGGCGCACAACCCGCACGTGGTAAATCCGCCACGCGGCTTTGTCAGTTCGGCCAATCAGTTTTCCGCCGATCCCAAGCAATACCCTTATTACCTCAATTGGCAGTTTTCGCCGGCGCAGCGGAGTATCCGCATTAACCAACGCCTGGCACAAATGCAAAAAGTTTCGGTAGACAGCATGCGCCAATTACAAAACGATAACCTGAACTTGCACGCCCAAACCATTTTACCAGCAATGCTGGCGGCCGTTCAGAAAGATAAATTAAGTAAAGCACAGCAGCCAATTTTTAAAATTTTAACTTCCTGGAATTATTTTAACAATGCCACCGAAATAGCCCCGAGCATTTTTCAGGAATGGTGGCCCATCTTGGACCAGGCCATCTGGGAAGATGAATTCGGTAATAGCCCTGATAGGCAACTCCGTTACCCCAGCCTGGATCGTACCATGCAACTTATTTTAAAAGAGCCGCAAGCCCGTTGGTTCGATAATATTAATACGCCGGAGAAAGAAACTTTAACGCAACTGGTTACCACTACTTTTCAGGCTACCGTAGATTCTTTACAACACCGTTATGGGCCGGTAAGCTCTAAATGGCAATGGGCGCAGGTAAAAAGTACCGATATTCTGCATTTAGCTAAGTTGCCCGGCTTTGGCCGGAATGATTTGGTAATTGGTGGTGGTGGTGGTATTGTAAATGCCACCGGTGCTCGTCGTGGTCCTTCGTGGCGCATGGTGGTAGCTCTGGGGCCGGATGTTCAAGGCTACGGCGTTTACCCCGGTGGCCAGTCGGGGAATCCGGGTAGTTATTACTACGATAATTTAATTGAAACCTGGCGGCAAGGGAAATTATTTAAATTACAATATTTGAAAAATGCGTCGGAGCCAGCGGCAAAGCAAATGGCGGTGCTGCAGTTGGTGCAGAAGTAG
- a CDS encoding DUF2652 domain-containing protein yields MGLLDRRSTTAPVPEAYTDDDTQPALIFIPDISGFTKFVNETGIQQSRTLIADLLEIIIEANILDMQLSEIQGDAVLFYRLGPPPSMPEVINQCKQIFLDFQNYLHIVERDRGSTLGASLSSSNLTLKVVVHYGQLSVTLIRDHVKLMGKDVIIAHRLLKNNILSDEYVLLSEGFLKTQTEEAIRQSFSSWTQLRSGSTMYEHLGEIRYQYAFLTPLRLLVTNHRSLNDRKKYPNIYSYGVTIKASARFVVRIISNFRLKPNWVEGMTSVQYDTTKANRMAMAYKCNLNRGQIDIQTVQTFIGEEHIEYVEKIYNFRVFPNALLFYYLTVVDAQHTYLSIKFHYSRVLKKRFFYFYMRRRMKLFLGKSLLNLKSLCEKMYEENPH; encoded by the coding sequence ATATTAGCGGCTTTACCAAGTTTGTGAACGAAACGGGTATTCAGCAGAGCCGCACCTTAATTGCCGATTTACTAGAAATAATTATCGAGGCCAACATCCTGGACATGCAGCTCAGCGAAATTCAGGGCGATGCCGTTTTGTTTTACCGCCTGGGTCCGCCGCCCAGCATGCCGGAAGTAATTAACCAGTGCAAACAAATATTTCTGGATTTTCAAAATTACTTGCACATTGTAGAGCGCGACCGGGGTTCTACCTTGGGGGCATCGTTATCGAGCAGTAATCTTACTTTAAAAGTAGTGGTGCATTACGGGCAGCTCAGCGTTACCTTAATCCGCGACCACGTAAAATTGATGGGGAAAGACGTGATTATTGCGCACCGCTTATTAAAAAATAATATTCTGAGCGACGAATACGTACTGCTTTCCGAAGGTTTTTTAAAAACGCAAACCGAAGAAGCTATCCGGCAAAGTTTTAGTAGCTGGACCCAATTACGCAGCGGATCCACGATGTACGAACATCTCGGCGAAATCCGGTATCAATACGCGTTTCTTACACCTTTGCGCTTACTGGTTACCAACCACCGCAGCCTGAACGACCGCAAAAAATACCCCAATATCTATTCGTATGGAGTTACCATAAAAGCATCAGCCCGCTTTGTAGTTCGCATTATCAGTAATTTCCGGTTAAAGCCCAACTGGGTAGAAGGCATGACTAGCGTACAATACGATACCACTAAGGCCAACCGCATGGCCATGGCTTATAAATGCAATTTAAACCGCGGACAGATTGATATTCAAACGGTGCAGACTTTTATTGGCGAAGAACATATTGAGTACGTCGAAAAGATTTACAATTTCCGGGTGTTTCCGAATGCGCTTTTGTTTTATTACTTAACGGTAGTAGATGCGCAGCATACCTATCTTTCAATCAAATTCCATTACAGCCGGGTGCTGAAAAAACGCTTTTTTTATTTTTACATGCGCCGCCGCATGAAGCTCTTCCTGGGCAAATCGCTTCTGAACCTCAAAAGCCTCTGCGAAAAAATGTACGAAGAAAACCCGCATTAA